CAGGCCGGTTGAACTGGCTGTGGCTGCCGTAGACCAGAAGAGTCGGCATCTGGATTTGCTGCAGCAGCTGTTCGTACTGCTGGCGGCTGAAGGCACCGCCGATGCCAAGACTGGTGCGGGTCTGCAGGCGAGCATCCCAGCGCCAGCGAACGCCCTCTGCATGGGGTTCGATCAGCCGCTCTGCCAGCTTTAGAGCGGCGGCTTCGGGCAGAGCCGAGTTAAACTGCCGCAGCCGGGCCGCAGCCGCAGCCAGATCGGGGAAGGTGGGATGGGTGGGAGCCTGAGCCAGGTAACCCAAGTGCGCCGTTAGCTGACTAGCCACCGATTCAGCCGCACCTGTACCGGGCACAACTGGTTCAATTAGCATTAGCTGCTGGAAGCGTTCAGGCCGGAGGCTGGCCAGGGTCGCTGCCAGCACTGCCCCCATCGAGTGACCCACCAAAACCAAGGGCGTCTCCGGCAGATCCCGCAGCAGAGCATCGATATCGCCCAGGAAGTCGAGGAACTGGTAGCTGCTGTCGAGGCCAACATGGCTGGAGCGGCCATGCCCACGCAGGTCAGGAGCAATAATGCGGTAGCCTCGGTCGGCCAGGGGAGATGCAATCGCATCCCACGCTGCCCCCTGGTCTAAAATGCCGTGCAGACAGAGAATTAACTGCCCTGCTGATAGCCCCCAAGTGCAGAGGCCGGTCTGCAGCCCGCGTAGCGTGATTGTTTCCTCGCGCATTGTGGCTAGCGGTTCACCAACTTGAGGCAGCTCTGGGCGAGGTGTAGTAGCCGCTGTAGATTCTCGCGGCAGCTCGTAGCCAAAGTCGGCAGATAGGGCCTGGGTCGGTGCAGTCAGAGTCAAGGGCAGCTCGACCGCTCGCCACGCCTCTGCTAGATTGGCCTCAATTCGGCGGCGCTGCCGGAAGTTAGGGTCATCAACCGCCATTGAGTTAGCGCGAACACCATCAGTCATGCGCTGGCCTTCGTAAGGCGTGAGCACAGCCGGATCAAAGGGTAGCTCTAAGAACGCACAGAGCTGCCGCATAGCGGTTTCTGGGTCGGTGACTAGGTCTTCGTAACGCAACACCTGCTGCCGCTGTGGATCGACCTGCTGCAGGAAGGTTTGAATGTTGCGATTGCTAACGTCCCAGACCTGTTCGGCCAGCTGATACGGGTTTTCCGGCTCCAGGTTAAAGATTTTGTGCATCCGATTCTTTACAAAGGAGTCGATTACCGCGTAAGGATGCCGCACCAGATGAATGAATCTAGCATTTTCAAACAGCAGTTCAGACCGCTGCAGGGTTGCTAGGCTGAGGCTGTAGGTGGGCGACTTGTCCACCAAGAGACGATCTCCGGCTAGCTGCTGCAGCTTGTCATAGATAGCTTGAACCGGGGCGTTGTGCTCCATCCACTCACTCACTAGGCTTTGAGTGGCATCGGCATCTAGCTGCATTAGCTCCATGAGTGCCCGCTGCAGTCCTTCCTCCAGATAGCTACCGCCTAGAGCTGCATGGCGATCGCCCAATGTATCAAAGGGCAGTAAATGCAGTTCGGGCGGGCAGAACAGCTGGGGATGACCCGCCAGCATCACGCGCAGCAGGGTAGAGCCGGAGCGGGGGCTGGAGAGCAAAAAGACCATGCTGCGGTTGCGCTGGGGGGGGGCTTCTGGAAGGGCATGGCTGGTCCAGAAGCCTTCGGGGAGGGGGTCGGAGGGTGGAGGGGTAGAGGGGTGGAGGGTTAGAGGAGTGGGGGTGGGGTGCGATCGCACCAATTCCTTAGCCATGTACTGGGCTAGGGCTTGGATTGTTGGGTGGGCAAAGACTTCGCGGGGGTACAGGGTAATTTTCAAATCTCGCTTGCAGAGATTTAGCAAGTCCACTGTCATTAAGGAGTCGATACCTAGATCCAGCAGGGGTCGATCTACCGGGGCTGTGCCCTGCAAGCCCAAAACCTGGCCCACCTCTCGCTGCAGGTAGGTAGTCAGTTCGGCTTCTCTGTCCGGGGTGGGCAGCGTCAGTAGGTGGGCAAGCAGCTCTGGCTGTTTGGGGACTGCTGGGCTGGCACTTGCTGCGGTCGGGGCCGCTGGCTGGGCCTGTTTCTCAAGCACTCGGCTGAGCAGAGGAGGCAGATCAAAGGGTGAGCTTTGTGCGATCGCAGCCCAGTCAATCGCTGCTAGTCCTAAATGGGGTTGGGGTGCCGTTAGCGCTTGGCGCAGCAGGGCCAGCCCCCGCTCTGAGGAGAGCTTTTGCAGGCCGCGTAGGCTTTCTGTTCCGGCGTCTTCGCCAGCAGCCATACCTGCACCAGCCCAAGGGCCCCAGCTAAGACTTTGAGCGGGCAAGCCCTGCTGCTGTCGGTAGTGGGCCAGCGCATCTAAAACGGCATTAGCGGCAGCATAGTTTCCTTGCCCTGGCGAACCGAGCAGGGAGGCAATGGAAGAGAAACTGACAAACCAGTCAAGCGCATCTGCCAGGGTAGCTTGATGGAGATTCCAGGCTCCCTCTACTTTGGCCGTCATCACTTTAGTAAACTGAACGGCAGTGAGATTTAGCAGCGTGCTATCGGCCAGGGTGCCTGCTGCGTGGAGCACGCCTCGCAGGGGTGGAAGCTGCTGTCGCACTCGCTGGAGCAGCGCCTCCAGTGGGGCCGCCTTGGCGACATCTGCTTGTTCAACCCATACCGCAGTCCCGGTCTGTCGCAGAGCTTCTAGTTCGGGCTGATGCTGGGCTGAGACTCCGCTACGGCTAACTAGAACCAGGGAGCGTGCCCCCTGAGCGACCAGCCAGCGAGCTACTATCAGGCCCAAAGCTCCGGTTCCCCCGGTAATCAGGTAGGTTCCTTCGCCGTGGACCGAGAGTGGGGCAGAAGCCTCAGGTAAGGTCACGGTTTCTAGCCGAGCGACGTGCCGCTGCCCTTGGCGAAAAGCAGCTTCGTCCTCCCCATCCTGGGCAAGCAGATGCTGCACTAGCACTTGGGCAGACTGCGCTGGACTGTCTAGGGCATCTGCATCTAGATCGACTAGCCCACCCCACAGTTCAGGATGCTCTATTCGCAGGGTGCGCCCCAAGCCCCAAAGAGCGGCTTGGCTGGGATGGGTCAAGTCAGTTTGCTGGGTGACGGCCTGAGCCGATTGGGTAACTAGCCAGAGCTGAGGCAGGGGTTGCCACGAACCTGTCAATAGGTGCTGCAGTAGCGTCAGCAGCGCCAGACTGGCGCTGTGGTCTGCTGGGTTGGCACGATCTGATGTGTTGGCCAAACCCCATAGGTAGAGAGCGCCGCTCCAGGGCGCATCAGCATCGGCAGATAGGCTCTGGAAGAGTTGCGAGTAGTCCTTAGGCTGGGTGGGCGAGAGCTGAAACTGGTCGGTGGCCAGCCTGCAGAAGCCGTCCCCTGGCCTAATCTGAATGGCCTGGCCACCGGCAGCCTGAATTTGGGCTGCTAGGGCCTCGCCTAAACCATTAGGGTCAGAGAATATCAGCCATCGCCCGCTGATCGCTGGGTTTGCAGAGGTTACTAGGGGTTGAGGTTGCCAGGCCAGCTGGTAGGCATTCTGAGCAAAAGATTGCTCAGGGACTGTTCTAACTTGAGCCGCAGGTAGCTCGGTTGTCGGGGGCAGAGCCACAGGCAAGTCAATCCAGTAGCGCTGCCGCTGGAAGGGATAGGTAGGCAGGGAGAGCTTGCGCCGCTGGTAAGGCTGATCAAAACCGGCCCAGCTGATCTTGACGCCCTCGCAGTAGAGACAACCCAGGCTAGCCAGCAGCGTTTCCCACTCATCGGTGCCTTTGCGGAGAGAGGGTAGCCACTGCATTGCCGGATCGGCGATGCAGCGTTTGCCCATAGCGCTCAGGATAGGCTGCGGGCCAATTTCCAGAAAGACTCGGTAGCCCGCCTGCTGCAGGGTTGCGATCGCATCGCCAAACCGCACTGGCTCCCGCGCCTGACGTCGCCAGTAGGCTCCATCTAGCACTTCTCCCGCTGCTAAAAATTGCCCGGTCAGGTTCGACACTAAGGGAATTTGAGCAGGCTGACAGGGAACGCGCCGGGCCGTGTGCTCAAACAGATTCAGCACCGGATCCATCAGGGGTGAGTGAAAAGCGTGGGACACATCCAAGGAGCGGCTGCCAATGCCCCGCTCCCGCAGCTGAATTAGCACCTGCTGCACGTCCGCTTTAACTCCGGCAATGACGGTATTTTCAGGGCCGTTGAGAGTGGCTAGGGAGACTGTGTCGGCAAACGGTGCGATCGCTTTTGCTACGGTGGCTTCATCAGCAAAGATCGCGGCCATGCCGCCGCCTGCGGGCAGAGACTGCATCAGCTTGCCTCGCTGGGCGATCAGCCGCAGCCCGTCCTCCAAGCTAAATACGCCAGCGATGCAGGCCGCGACATACTCACCGACGCTGTGCCCCAATACGGCCGCAGGTTCTACCCCCCAGGTGCGCCAGAGCTGGGCCAGGGCATATTCAATGGCAAACAGCGCGGGCTGGGTGTACTGGGTCTGGCTCAAATCTCCGTCGTCTGCCTCAAACAGCACGGCCAGCAGAGATCGACTGAGATAGGGCCGCAGCAGCTCGTCGCAGCGCTCCAGGGCAGCGCGAAAGTCAGGCTGAGTTTCGTAGAGCTGTCGCCCCATCGCCCAGTACTGCGACCCTTGCCCGGTAAAGAGAAACACGACTTCCGGTGCCGTCGCCTCAGAGGCCTGGCCTAGGTGCCCCGTGGTTAGGGAGTCTCCGGCGGCGAGGGGGGCTAGCTGATCGGCTAACTGGGTAGGGCTGGTGCCTGCGATCGCAAGCCGGTGAGAAAACGCCGTTCTGCCCACGTTGGCTGTGTAGCAGATAGAGGCCAAGTCAGCCGCATCGGCCGTCTTGAGAAAAGCACTGAATTGATGAGCCTGATCGCGCAGGGCAACGGCGGTCGGTGCAGACAGCGTCAGCAGATGGCGGGGCCGCTCTGGCTGGGCAGCTACCGGCTTAATGTCTGGCACCGCCTGGAGCACCATATGGGCATTGGAGCCGCCAAAGCTAAAGGAGCTAACCCCGGCCACCGGCAGCTGGCCTGAGTCGGTCCAGGGTTCCTGAACCTGCTGCACTCGGAGCGGCAGCCGATCAAAGGGAATGTAGGGATTGGGGGTATGGAAGTGAATGCTGGGCACCAGGGTGCGGCGCTTCAGGCAGAGGGCAACTTTGATTAGGCTGGCAACCCCGGCAGCCGCCTCTGTGTGACCAATGTTGCTCTTGAGCGAGCCAATTCGCACCGGGTTTTGCAAAGACCGTTCAGACTG
The window above is part of the Pseudanabaena sp. FACHB-2040 genome. Proteins encoded here:
- a CDS encoding type I polyketide synthase, which produces MEDLARRIANLSPEKRLLLEIELQKKKGLPEPIAIVGLGCRLPGAENPRAFWQLLCEGHDAVREVPPDRWDVETFYDEDPAAPGKSYCRWGGFLDQVDQFDPEFFGIAPREVPYIDPQQRLFLEVVWEALEDAGIVPQQLGGSQTGVFAGSSTLDYGQLLLHGSQTIGTYTTTGLASTMLANRVSYLLNLRGPSLSIDTACSSSLVAAHLACQSLWRRETDLALAGGVNLILTPALTVGFSKLTALSPDGHCKAFDASANGFVRSEGVGVVVLKRLSQALADGDRIYALIRGSAVNQDGRTNGLTAPNREAQEAVLRQAYQQAGVALRQVEYIEAHGTGTLLGDPIEAKALGNVFQSERSLQNPVRIGSLKSNIGHTEAAAGVASLIKVALCLKRRTLVPSIHFHTPNPYIPFDRLPLRVQQVQEPWTDSGQLPVAGVSSFSFGGSNAHMVLQAVPDIKPVAAQPERPRHLLTLSAPTAVALRDQAHQFSAFLKTADAADLASICYTANVGRTAFSHRLAIAGTSPTQLADQLAPLAAGDSLTTGHLGQASEATAPEVVFLFTGQGSQYWAMGRQLYETQPDFRAALERCDELLRPYLSRSLLAVLFEADDGDLSQTQYTQPALFAIEYALAQLWRTWGVEPAAVLGHSVGEYVAACIAGVFSLEDGLRLIAQRGKLMQSLPAGGGMAAIFADEATVAKAIAPFADTVSLATLNGPENTVIAGVKADVQQVLIQLRERGIGSRSLDVSHAFHSPLMDPVLNLFEHTARRVPCQPAQIPLVSNLTGQFLAAGEVLDGAYWRRQAREPVRFGDAIATLQQAGYRVFLEIGPQPILSAMGKRCIADPAMQWLPSLRKGTDEWETLLASLGCLYCEGVKISWAGFDQPYQRRKLSLPTYPFQRQRYWIDLPVALPPTTELPAAQVRTVPEQSFAQNAYQLAWQPQPLVTSANPAISGRWLIFSDPNGLGEALAAQIQAAGGQAIQIRPGDGFCRLATDQFQLSPTQPKDYSQLFQSLSADADAPWSGALYLWGLANTSDRANPADHSASLALLTLLQHLLTGSWQPLPQLWLVTQSAQAVTQQTDLTHPSQAALWGLGRTLRIEHPELWGGLVDLDADALDSPAQSAQVLVQHLLAQDGEDEAAFRQGQRHVARLETVTLPEASAPLSVHGEGTYLITGGTGALGLIVARWLVAQGARSLVLVSRSGVSAQHQPELEALRQTGTAVWVEQADVAKAAPLEALLQRVRQQLPPLRGVLHAAGTLADSTLLNLTAVQFTKVMTAKVEGAWNLHQATLADALDWFVSFSSIASLLGSPGQGNYAAANAVLDALAHYRQQQGLPAQSLSWGPWAGAGMAAGEDAGTESLRGLQKLSSERGLALLRQALTAPQPHLGLAAIDWAAIAQSSPFDLPPLLSRVLEKQAQPAAPTAASASPAVPKQPELLAHLLTLPTPDREAELTTYLQREVGQVLGLQGTAPVDRPLLDLGIDSLMTVDLLNLCKRDLKITLYPREVFAHPTIQALAQYMAKELVRSHPTPTPLTLHPSTPPPSDPLPEGFWTSHALPEAPPQRNRSMVFLLSSPRSGSTLLRVMLAGHPQLFCPPELHLLPFDTLGDRHAALGGSYLEEGLQRALMELMQLDADATQSLVSEWMEHNAPVQAIYDKLQQLAGDRLLVDKSPTYSLSLATLQRSELLFENARFIHLVRHPYAVIDSFVKNRMHKIFNLEPENPYQLAEQVWDVSNRNIQTFLQQVDPQRQQVLRYEDLVTDPETAMRQLCAFLELPFDPAVLTPYEGQRMTDGVRANSMAVDDPNFRQRRRIEANLAEAWRAVELPLTLTAPTQALSADFGYELPRESTAATTPRPELPQVGEPLATMREETITLRGLQTGLCTWGLSAGQLILCLHGILDQGAAWDAIASPLADRGYRIIAPDLRGHGRSSHVGLDSSYQFLDFLGDIDALLRDLPETPLVLVGHSMGAVLAATLASLRPERFQQLMLIEPVVPGTGAAESVASQLTAHLGYLAQAPTHPTFPDLAAAAARLRQFNSALPEAAALKLAERLIEPHAEGVRWRWDARLQTRTSLGIGGAFSRQQYEQLLQQIQMPTLLVYGSHSQFNRPEDLALQQEALPQAQRIMLEGGHNLPAEVPGQIAALMLNQLSGNHS